The Enteractinococcus fodinae genome has a segment encoding these proteins:
- the lpdA gene encoding dihydrolipoyl dehydrogenase: MTETATEFDVLILGGGSAGYGAALRAVHHGLTVGLIERDKVGGTCLHWGCIPTKAYLHAAEVANAAKDSEKFGVKASFDSVDMAAVRKYKDNIVDGKFKGLQGLLKMRKVTTIAGNGRLVSENQIDVDGTVYTGKHIILASGSVSNTMGLTISDRVLTSTEALELDYTPKSAIVLGGGVIGSEFASAWNSFGVEVTIIEGLDSLVPNEDPTIVKQLTRNFRKAGIKSNLGVFFENVEETDNGVKVTLADGKEFEAEICLVATGRKPNTENMGYEDVGVSMDGAHVAVDDRLHTGVGNIYAIGDIVKGKQLAHRGYQHGNFVIEEIMGNNPLKVEDRNIPGVTFTTPEIISVGMTEPAAQEEFGKDNVETVEYNLAGNGKSSIIGTGGLIKLVRQKHGPIVGVHGIGDRISEQIGEAQLIVNWEAYPEDVAHFIHAHPTQNESLGEAAMMLNGFPLHA, translated from the coding sequence GTGACTGAAACCGCTACAGAATTCGACGTACTAATTCTCGGCGGTGGATCCGCCGGTTATGGTGCGGCCCTGCGCGCCGTACACCATGGACTAACCGTTGGTCTCATTGAACGAGACAAGGTTGGTGGCACTTGCCTCCACTGGGGTTGTATTCCAACCAAGGCCTACTTACACGCAGCTGAAGTTGCTAACGCGGCTAAAGACTCTGAGAAATTCGGCGTAAAAGCCTCGTTCGATAGCGTCGACATGGCGGCCGTTCGGAAATACAAAGACAATATTGTCGACGGTAAATTCAAAGGTCTGCAAGGCCTATTGAAAATGCGCAAAGTCACCACCATTGCTGGTAACGGTCGGTTAGTTTCCGAGAATCAGATCGATGTGGATGGCACCGTCTACACCGGAAAACACATCATCCTCGCCTCGGGTTCCGTTTCCAACACCATGGGTTTGACCATTTCCGACCGCGTGCTCACTTCTACCGAAGCCCTCGAACTCGACTACACACCAAAATCAGCCATTGTGCTTGGCGGCGGGGTCATTGGTTCCGAGTTCGCCTCGGCGTGGAACTCATTCGGCGTGGAGGTCACCATCATCGAGGGCCTCGATTCGCTGGTACCCAACGAGGATCCAACGATCGTCAAGCAACTGACTCGGAACTTCCGCAAGGCCGGGATCAAATCAAATCTCGGCGTCTTCTTCGAAAACGTTGAAGAAACCGACAATGGCGTCAAAGTCACCCTCGCTGATGGCAAGGAATTCGAAGCAGAAATTTGCCTTGTCGCCACCGGTCGCAAACCCAATACTGAAAATATGGGTTATGAGGATGTCGGTGTCTCCATGGACGGCGCCCACGTCGCCGTCGATGATCGCCTGCACACCGGCGTGGGCAATATCTATGCCATTGGTGACATCGTCAAAGGCAAGCAGTTGGCACACCGTGGCTACCAACACGGTAACTTCGTGATCGAAGAGATTATGGGCAACAATCCGCTCAAGGTCGAAGATCGCAATATTCCCGGAGTGACGTTCACAACCCCAGAAATTATCTCCGTGGGAATGACAGAGCCAGCCGCTCAAGAAGAATTCGGGAAAGACAACGTCGAAACGGTCGAGTACAACCTGGCCGGGAATGGTAAATCATCGATTATCGGCACCGGCGGTCTCATCAAGTTGGTTCGTCAGAAACATGGACCAATTGTCGGAGTCCACGGAATCGGCGATCGTATCTCGGAACAAATTGGTGAAGCACAGCTGATCGTCAACTGGGAAGCATACCCAGAGGACGTCGCCCACTTCATCCATGCTCACCCAACGCAAAACGAGTCGCTGGGTGAAGCAGCAATGATGCTCAACGGGTTCCCGTTGCACGCCTAG
- a CDS encoding RNA polymerase sigma factor, with protein sequence MTTTPKEATARKTTAKQATADGTAKKAAATANGKKASMVSDDPVIDEEDDIVVEEDALDDVEDDVVAVDEDVEEPVDEPEDLAEDDEVAEIKETAGPEKPDVASAIRAGGFVVSETEEDAPQQRAVNIVGATADPVKDYLKQIGKVALLNAEEEVDLATRIEAGLYAEHKMQQDEITDARLRRDMQLIIADGRRAKNHLLEANLRLVVSLAKRYTGRGMLFLDLIQEGNLGLIRAVEKFDYTKGFKFSTYATWWIRQAITRAMADQARTIRIPVHMVEVINKLARVQRQMLQDLGREPTPEELGTELDMTPEKVIEVQKYGREPISLHTPLGEDGDSEFGDLIEDSEAVVPADAVGFTLLQEQLHSVLDTLSEREAGVVAMRFGLTDGQPKTLDEIGKVYGVTRERIRQIESKTMSKLRHPSRSQVLRDYLE encoded by the coding sequence GTGACTACTACTCCAAAAGAGGCGACTGCCAGGAAAACTACTGCGAAGCAGGCCACAGCCGACGGGACTGCAAAGAAGGCAGCCGCTACCGCCAATGGTAAGAAGGCATCTATGGTTTCTGATGATCCAGTGATTGATGAAGAAGATGACATCGTCGTTGAGGAAGACGCACTTGATGATGTTGAAGATGACGTTGTGGCGGTTGACGAGGACGTTGAAGAGCCAGTAGACGAGCCAGAAGACCTGGCCGAAGACGACGAAGTAGCTGAGATCAAAGAAACAGCGGGTCCCGAGAAACCCGACGTGGCATCCGCGATCAGGGCCGGCGGCTTCGTTGTTTCTGAAACCGAAGAAGATGCTCCTCAGCAAAGAGCAGTCAACATCGTTGGTGCCACAGCGGACCCGGTCAAGGACTATCTGAAGCAGATCGGGAAAGTCGCGCTTCTTAATGCCGAAGAAGAAGTAGATCTTGCCACTCGCATTGAAGCCGGACTCTATGCTGAGCACAAAATGCAACAGGACGAGATCACTGATGCGCGGCTACGGCGCGACATGCAACTGATTATCGCTGATGGCCGCCGTGCGAAAAACCACCTGTTGGAAGCCAACCTACGACTCGTGGTATCGCTGGCAAAACGCTACACCGGTCGAGGCATGCTCTTCTTAGACCTCATTCAAGAAGGAAACCTCGGTCTCATCCGTGCAGTCGAAAAATTCGACTACACGAAAGGCTTCAAGTTCTCGACCTATGCCACGTGGTGGATTCGTCAGGCGATCACCCGTGCCATGGCCGATCAGGCTCGCACCATTCGTATTCCGGTGCACATGGTAGAAGTGATCAACAAACTGGCACGTGTGCAGCGTCAGATGTTGCAGGATCTCGGCCGTGAGCCCACTCCTGAAGAGTTGGGTACTGAACTCGATATGACACCTGAAAAGGTCATCGAAGTTCAAAAATATGGACGCGAGCCAATCTCACTGCACACCCCACTGGGTGAAGACGGTGACTCTGAGTTCGGTGACCTCATCGAAGACTCTGAGGCTGTCGTGCCAGCTGATGCGGTGGGCTTCACGTTGCTGCAGGAACAGCTACATTCGGTGCTCGATACTTTGTCAGAACGCGAAGCTGGCGTCGTGGCGATGCGCTTCGGTTTGACTGACGGACAGCCCAAGACATTGGATGAAATCGGCAAAGTGTACGGTGTCACCCGTGAACGTATTCGTCAGATCGAATCAAAGACCATGTCGAAACTTCGCCACCCATCACGCTCGCAGGTGCTGCGCGACTACCTCGAGTAA
- a CDS encoding DUF4191 domain-containing protein, with protein MAELKSSGASKASKKDLKTVKAEQKARRKAEKIEAKDRKKAKKANKRGFFKQIGDVFKMTRKYDPSVLWWMIGAFVAALVVGLVIGLLTGSPVLWTLMFIPLGLLAAIIIMNKKAEKAAFAQIEGRPGAAGAALSQLGRGWIVEDEPIAVNPRTQETVFRAVGKAGVVLVADGDYNRAKRLAEKQRKHLERFLPNVEIRVLQVGHGPNEVELHEVKPTIKRMKKTLNRHEVRAVEQRISSLPVNNLGIPKGIDPNRMRPDRKAMRGR; from the coding sequence ATGGCTGAACTAAAATCTTCTGGCGCATCAAAAGCGTCGAAAAAAGACCTCAAGACCGTTAAGGCTGAGCAAAAAGCTCGTCGCAAAGCGGAGAAAATTGAGGCTAAAGACCGGAAAAAAGCCAAGAAAGCGAATAAGCGCGGCTTTTTCAAACAAATAGGCGACGTCTTCAAAATGACTCGCAAGTACGATCCGTCCGTACTGTGGTGGATGATCGGCGCCTTCGTCGCGGCTCTTGTTGTTGGGCTTGTCATCGGCCTGCTAACAGGCTCACCGGTGCTGTGGACGCTTATGTTCATACCACTTGGGCTGCTTGCGGCCATCATCATCATGAATAAGAAGGCCGAGAAAGCAGCGTTCGCTCAGATCGAGGGCCGCCCAGGCGCAGCAGGTGCTGCCTTATCTCAGCTTGGTCGAGGCTGGATCGTGGAAGATGAACCGATCGCAGTCAACCCGCGAACCCAAGAAACCGTCTTTCGGGCAGTTGGTAAAGCCGGTGTAGTGCTGGTGGCCGACGGCGATTACAACCGTGCCAAGCGACTGGCCGAAAAGCAGCGCAAACACCTAGAGCGTTTCCTGCCGAATGTGGAGATTCGGGTGCTGCAGGTGGGTCACGGCCCTAATGAAGTGGAATTGCACGAAGTAAAGCCCACGATTAAACGAATGAAGAAGACCCTCAACCGCCACGAAGTGCGTGCGGTAGAACAGCGTATCTCTTCGCTACCGGTCAATAACCTGGGTATTCCAAAAGGTATCGACCCCAACCGGATGCGTCCAGATCGCAAAGCTATGCGCGGACGGTAG
- a CDS encoding DUF4192 family protein, which produces MDHYKNHPDYPESQSDLFSKPTPLFAVPSEAPGANRQEPNPQASQPLQVDTSADVLAYIACTLGFQPRNSIAVVAFADTQMSTVVRCDLPESLQHMARCDTPESVTYMDFGMTEDQELEFISIGRQLGEVMAREPSTTSCLVIYIADDVTVSDQQALAVMGTANSVISAQFALQGIPVQESWLIHHEMLWHLRCPETIECVVQGEPIGDPQATEIYQALAPREDSDAKPDNTPRPLVFPPTATELTQEEPDTQELLLHRPQVVLNWLQLWDQRLSAGPAMLHSDQVAQLLSAVEHRAIRDALVAIACFDLPTAIKGMVGLHTFPAQLAAIAEVHGNLSDGTTVQEGLKGRSQRAPNWQRIAELERLCRLLLPLSDGRSAGALAGMLVWIEWVRGRGSVALTYVRQARKHFPADQLLVILERLLELGTVAEWAIRVDCAWSPQHAA; this is translated from the coding sequence ATGGATCACTACAAAAACCACCCGGACTATCCTGAATCTCAATCCGATCTTTTTTCAAAACCCACCCCATTATTTGCAGTACCCTCTGAAGCGCCCGGTGCTAACAGACAAGAACCAAACCCCCAAGCCTCACAGCCATTGCAGGTCGACACCTCAGCGGATGTCTTAGCCTATATTGCGTGCACCCTAGGATTTCAGCCGCGCAACTCTATAGCGGTCGTGGCCTTCGCCGACACTCAAATGTCGACCGTCGTCCGGTGCGACCTCCCTGAGAGCCTCCAACACATGGCACGCTGTGATACGCCTGAAAGCGTGACCTATATGGACTTCGGTATGACAGAAGACCAAGAATTAGAGTTCATCAGCATAGGTCGGCAGCTCGGCGAGGTCATGGCGCGGGAGCCCTCCACAACGTCCTGTCTCGTGATCTACATCGCCGACGATGTCACGGTGTCAGACCAACAAGCGCTCGCAGTGATGGGCACGGCCAATTCCGTTATTTCCGCCCAATTCGCGCTCCAGGGCATACCTGTGCAGGAATCATGGTTGATACATCATGAGATGTTGTGGCACCTCCGATGTCCTGAGACCATCGAATGTGTCGTGCAAGGAGAGCCGATTGGTGATCCTCAAGCAACTGAAATTTACCAAGCGCTGGCTCCGCGCGAAGACTCAGACGCAAAGCCGGATAACACGCCTCGACCGCTCGTCTTCCCGCCAACCGCTACGGAACTTACCCAAGAAGAGCCAGATACCCAGGAGCTTCTGCTCCACCGCCCGCAGGTGGTCCTGAATTGGTTGCAGCTATGGGACCAGCGACTCAGCGCAGGACCCGCCATGCTCCACTCGGATCAGGTGGCACAACTGCTGTCAGCGGTTGAGCATCGAGCTATCCGTGATGCGCTAGTGGCGATAGCCTGTTTTGACCTTCCAACCGCGATCAAAGGAATGGTAGGACTTCACACATTCCCTGCACAGCTGGCCGCCATTGCTGAGGTCCATGGCAATCTCTCTGACGGAACGACAGTGCAAGAAGGCCTGAAAGGGCGGTCTCAACGGGCTCCGAACTGGCAGCGTATCGCTGAACTAGAGCGGTTATGTCGTCTGCTGCTGCCACTATCCGATGGGCGGTCGGCAGGTGCGCTTGCCGGAATGTTGGTATGGATCGAGTGGGTTCGCGGTCGCGGCAGTGTCGCCCTCACATATGTTCGACAAGCGCGCAAGCACTTTCCAGCTGATCAATTGCTCGTGATTTTAGAACGACTTCTCGAGCTTGGGACAGTCGCCGAGTGGGCCATTCGCGTAGACTGCGCCTGGAGTCCGCAACACGCCGCATAG
- a CDS encoding leucyl aminopeptidase, with product MAQNAAATDFIADFTAQLTAIDTLDSTDALVVGVQSTDDGPVIVAPGLDENTVAGLQEQLEALGFKGKLDEVAKVAGSATDFEAKVVVLTGLGSTETPPQGTPQLDNSAPGTLSAEALRRAAGAATAKLTGHSPITIALPADSAARVTAIAEGATLGTYSFAGYKSSNDEETDASSTTELQILASVADADALVERAGIVARATFIARDLVNTAPSHLYPATFADEIEALVDHSKINVTIYDEAALAEGGFGGHLGVGQGSANPPRLVKLEYAPANAKGHVSLVGKGITFDTGGISLKPAGSMETMKSDMAGAATVGAVVHAVAELGLDIKVTGWLAMAENMPSGTGIKPSDILTIRGGTTVEVMNTDAEGRLVLADALVAATEENPDVVVDIATLTGAAMVALGNRTTGLMGAQQVRAELSQAAATTGETVVEVPIPEEARAGFDSNVADMKNTGERYGGMQGAAAFLRDFVGETPWAHLDIAGPSFNDSSPRGYTPKDATGTMVRTLVEFVTNRAQ from the coding sequence GTGGCCCAAAACGCCGCCGCCACAGATTTCATTGCGGATTTTACCGCTCAACTGACCGCGATCGATACCCTTGACTCGACCGACGCGCTCGTGGTCGGGGTGCAGTCCACCGATGATGGCCCCGTCATCGTGGCTCCAGGCCTCGATGAAAACACTGTCGCAGGGTTGCAAGAGCAGCTCGAAGCACTGGGCTTTAAAGGGAAACTTGACGAAGTAGCGAAGGTCGCTGGCTCGGCAACCGATTTTGAGGCCAAGGTCGTGGTGCTCACTGGGTTGGGGTCCACGGAAACTCCACCACAGGGTACACCGCAGCTTGATAACTCCGCTCCCGGCACCTTGTCTGCTGAAGCCCTCCGTCGTGCCGCTGGCGCAGCCACCGCGAAACTCACCGGCCACTCCCCGATCACTATCGCATTACCAGCTGATAGCGCCGCGCGCGTCACAGCGATTGCCGAGGGTGCCACGCTTGGCACGTACTCATTTGCGGGCTACAAATCTTCGAACGATGAGGAGACGGACGCTTCGTCAACGACCGAGCTGCAGATTCTTGCTTCGGTGGCCGACGCCGATGCGCTGGTTGAACGCGCCGGAATCGTTGCTCGTGCGACATTCATTGCACGCGATCTAGTCAATACGGCACCTTCTCACCTCTATCCCGCGACCTTCGCTGACGAGATCGAAGCGCTAGTCGACCACTCGAAAATCAACGTCACCATTTACGATGAAGCCGCCTTAGCGGAAGGCGGCTTCGGTGGGCACCTGGGTGTCGGTCAAGGCTCAGCTAATCCCCCACGGTTAGTCAAACTGGAATACGCCCCAGCCAACGCCAAGGGTCACGTTTCTCTGGTTGGCAAGGGAATTACGTTTGATACCGGTGGCATTTCGCTCAAACCTGCCGGGTCGATGGAAACCATGAAATCGGATATGGCCGGCGCCGCGACTGTCGGTGCCGTAGTCCATGCCGTGGCGGAGCTGGGCCTCGATATTAAGGTCACCGGCTGGCTAGCGATGGCGGAGAACATGCCTTCGGGTACCGGAATCAAACCATCCGATATCCTCACCATTCGGGGTGGCACCACCGTCGAGGTCATGAACACTGATGCCGAAGGCCGTCTGGTCTTAGCTGACGCCCTCGTGGCTGCCACTGAGGAAAACCCTGACGTGGTGGTTGATATCGCCACATTGACCGGCGCAGCGATGGTAGCTCTTGGAAACCGCACCACCGGCCTCATGGGCGCACAGCAAGTGCGAGCCGAGCTATCCCAAGCTGCAGCCACCACCGGTGAGACGGTGGTCGAGGTGCCGATTCCAGAAGAAGCTCGTGCAGGTTTCGACTCTAACGTTGCCGATATGAAAAACACCGGCGAACGGTACGGTGGAATGCAGGGCGCAGCAGCGTTCTTACGCGACTTCGTCGGAGAGACGCCATGGGCACATCTGGATATTGCGGGACCGTCCTTCAATGATTCCTCGCCGAGAGGTTACACCCCGAAAGACGCAACCGGAACCATGGTTCGCACGCTCGTGGAATTTGTCACCAATCGAGCACAATAA
- the sucB gene encoding 2-oxoglutarate dehydrogenase, E2 component, dihydrolipoamide succinyltransferase — protein sequence MSETITLPELGESVTEGTVTRWLKEVGDTIEVDEPIVEISTDKVDTEIPSPVAGTLLEILVQEDEDIEVGEALAVVGDADESASDQPADDSADEEAPAEEDTAEEEPAEDTSEQDEPAQQETAEEEPAKEAPAASGDAEEVKLPELGESVTEGTITRWLKEVGDEVEVDEPIVEISTDKVDTEIPSPVAGTLLEIKVQEDEDIEVGEVLALIGSSDSAPSESEPAQDSEPQEEKAQDDAPQEEASQQQDSESTSASEPEPEPESTPEPTPAPKPESKPAAEESPSSPDETPRGDGYVTPLVRRLAREQGVDLAEVTGTGVGGRIRKQDVLAAAAAKEYETRDEQQSQAAAPAATAQTAARPAPKDPSSSIDPSKRGTTEKASRIRQVIADRMVESLDTSAQLTQVHEIDMTRIVQLRNQVKERFKAENGVNLTFLAFITQAATEALRAHPALNAQYDAESKEITYHDSEDIGIAVDTERGLLVPVIKGAGNLNLTGIANAISDLALRTRDNQVKPDELSGGTFSITNLGSFGALFDTPVINQPQVAILGPGNIVKRPMVITDAEGNDVIAIRHMMYLSLTYDHRIVDGADAGRFMTQLKNRLEAGEFGGQLGL from the coding sequence ATGTCTGAAACCATTACTCTGCCAGAACTGGGCGAATCGGTTACTGAAGGTACCGTAACCCGTTGGCTCAAAGAAGTCGGCGACACCATCGAGGTCGACGAACCGATTGTGGAAATCTCAACCGACAAGGTCGACACTGAGATCCCCTCCCCTGTCGCCGGGACCCTACTGGAAATCCTGGTCCAGGAAGACGAAGACATTGAAGTTGGCGAGGCTTTAGCCGTTGTCGGCGATGCCGATGAGTCTGCATCCGACCAGCCTGCAGACGACTCAGCCGACGAAGAAGCTCCCGCTGAAGAGGATACTGCTGAAGAAGAACCAGCTGAAGACACTTCTGAACAAGATGAGCCAGCACAGCAAGAAACTGCTGAAGAAGAGCCCGCAAAAGAAGCACCTGCTGCATCGGGAGATGCTGAAGAAGTGAAGTTGCCAGAACTTGGTGAATCCGTCACCGAAGGCACCATCACCCGCTGGCTGAAAGAAGTTGGCGACGAAGTTGAAGTCGATGAACCGATCGTAGAGATCTCTACCGATAAGGTCGACACTGAAATTCCATCACCGGTAGCGGGCACCCTGTTGGAAATCAAAGTCCAAGAAGACGAAGATATTGAAGTCGGCGAAGTCCTTGCCCTCATCGGTTCCTCCGACAGCGCGCCATCAGAATCTGAACCTGCGCAAGATTCAGAACCGCAGGAAGAAAAAGCTCAAGACGATGCACCTCAAGAAGAAGCATCTCAACAGCAAGACTCCGAATCAACTTCAGCATCCGAGCCGGAGCCTGAACCAGAGTCGACACCTGAGCCAACTCCTGCACCAAAACCCGAGTCCAAGCCAGCTGCTGAAGAGTCGCCCTCATCCCCCGACGAGACGCCACGCGGTGACGGTTACGTTACCCCGCTAGTTCGTCGTCTCGCTCGTGAACAAGGCGTAGATCTGGCAGAAGTTACCGGGACTGGCGTCGGCGGACGCATCCGCAAACAAGACGTCCTCGCTGCAGCCGCAGCAAAAGAATACGAAACTCGTGATGAACAGCAGAGCCAAGCCGCTGCCCCAGCAGCGACTGCTCAAACCGCTGCGCGCCCGGCTCCAAAAGATCCATCATCGTCAATCGATCCGTCCAAGCGCGGCACCACCGAGAAAGCTTCGCGGATCCGTCAGGTCATTGCAGATCGCATGGTCGAATCCTTGGACACGTCAGCCCAGCTGACGCAAGTCCACGAAATTGACATGACCCGCATCGTACAACTGCGTAACCAAGTGAAGGAACGCTTCAAGGCGGAAAACGGTGTCAACCTCACGTTCTTGGCTTTCATTACGCAAGCAGCAACCGAGGCGCTGCGGGCTCACCCTGCGCTCAACGCCCAATATGATGCCGAGTCCAAAGAGATCACCTACCACGACTCAGAAGACATTGGCATCGCTGTAGATACCGAACGTGGCTTGCTGGTCCCAGTTATCAAGGGGGCGGGCAACCTGAACCTCACGGGAATTGCAAATGCCATTTCTGATTTAGCGCTGCGGACTCGTGATAACCAGGTCAAGCCCGATGAGCTGTCCGGGGGTACCTTCTCCATCACAAACTTGGGCTCGTTCGGCGCGCTGTTTGACACCCCAGTTATCAACCAGCCTCAGGTCGCTATCCTGGGTCCTGGAAACATCGTCAAGCGTCCAATGGTTATCACCGACGCGGAAGGCAACGATGTTATCGCGATCCGGCACATGATGTACCTCTCCCTCACCTACGATCACCGCATCGTCGACGGCGCCGACGCCGGACGTTTCATGACCCAGCTGAAGAACCGTCTTGAAGCTGGCGAATTCGGTGGCCAGCTAGGCCTCTGA
- a CDS encoding PAC2 family protein, whose amino-acid sequence MLDPIDLIRLSSSAKELLSGTQARDASDEEGPALHGLDLLVVFSGYLDAGNVSTQLENVLLERLDHQRIATFDTDQLLDYRARRPHLRFDGEQFFDYEAPELELHLLKDQMQKPFLMLSGPEPDYQWDRFVAAVMLLVEQLEVNLVTFVDAIPLPVPHTRPLGVTTHGNAQELLEGLATWAPEGRIAAGAAQLLELRAAEARHKVSGYTLHVPHYLADATYPQAAVAALEYVGAAMDLMLPSEELRESGREVERQIAAQVQNRPEISAMLERLEERFDAYAQEHQARSLLLKPNEQMPDADEIGSAVESYLSDHAQRDDAGLDADDHSALLDSGQLEQKRPSTDPMRPSRSEVDPESLGFVAPEDDPDQDDEPKPDAE is encoded by the coding sequence ATGCTTGATCCGATTGATCTCATCCGATTGTCGTCTTCAGCTAAAGAACTCCTCTCTGGAACACAAGCTCGTGATGCATCGGACGAGGAAGGCCCCGCATTACATGGCCTAGACCTCCTGGTCGTGTTTTCGGGCTACTTGGACGCCGGCAACGTATCTACTCAGCTAGAAAATGTCTTATTGGAGCGTTTGGATCATCAACGGATCGCCACGTTCGACACGGACCAGTTGCTTGACTATCGGGCCCGGCGACCGCACTTGCGCTTCGATGGCGAGCAATTCTTCGACTACGAAGCTCCGGAATTAGAGTTACACCTGCTCAAAGATCAGATGCAGAAACCCTTCCTCATGCTTAGTGGGCCAGAGCCGGATTATCAGTGGGATCGCTTCGTCGCCGCCGTCATGCTCCTGGTAGAACAACTCGAAGTCAACCTCGTCACCTTTGTCGATGCGATCCCATTGCCAGTTCCTCACACCCGCCCTCTCGGTGTGACAACACACGGGAACGCACAGGAACTTCTCGAAGGGTTAGCCACCTGGGCTCCAGAAGGCCGGATCGCCGCCGGTGCGGCGCAGCTTCTTGAATTACGTGCTGCTGAGGCAAGACACAAAGTGAGCGGATACACCCTTCATGTGCCCCATTATCTAGCGGACGCCACATATCCCCAAGCTGCTGTAGCGGCCCTGGAGTATGTCGGAGCCGCAATGGACTTGATGCTGCCCAGTGAAGAACTGCGTGAATCGGGTCGGGAAGTGGAGCGACAGATCGCCGCACAGGTGCAAAACCGACCAGAAATCTCTGCAATGTTGGAGCGCTTGGAAGAGCGTTTTGATGCCTATGCGCAGGAGCACCAAGCCCGGAGTTTATTGCTCAAACCGAATGAGCAGATGCCAGATGCCGATGAGATTGGTTCAGCGGTCGAGTCTTACTTGAGTGATCATGCCCAACGCGATGATGCTGGCCTAGATGCAGATGATCATTCCGCACTACTGGATAGCGGCCAACTCGAACAAAAACGCCCCTCCACGGACCCCATGCGGCCCTCGCGCTCAGAGGTCGATCCAGAATCGTTAGGCTTTGTTGCCCCAGAGGACGATCCCGATCAGGACGATGAACCAAAGCCCGATGCAGAGTAA
- a CDS encoding serine/threonine-protein kinase, protein MNYPQAHPAVSLSTRIVPELVPPELTALDQWRVIRHLGSGSSATVWLLEHTVTQRAVACKFPRTADDHAELSQEAELAAGLAHENLIRAEPTQAYSGLSLAQQAGATFWEYVPAGSLESLIGAAGSLSVAQTVTVLLPMIQTAQYLHERQIVHGDLSPANILFDFDGRPVLIDLGTVRATAHAFHAAGTPGFVAPEIQGPNRNVEGLGAAADVYSLAALGWFCLTATIPGSQQSRMPLSTLRPGVEHEIAEVLEACLSTEPMLRPALSQLLAAVARWADPEPVDLFAAVGEDYALFLPTRKARDTRRSRSRRSGRDRGRLPRGPAWFAAQPNQDGVTRAMLRRRRVALVASACSLVAGVLVTMHFVDRDESHMPVIEEHAVPEDFQKVVDELAKARTQAWATADPNQVVVYAAEESEVFNQDVAVLAELEASSTTLDGIRMRAVVEEVEPTAQGASVTVTWRTDGYVQRDKSSEIVSTTDARTEELTLHLVETPTGWALSTVEAD, encoded by the coding sequence GTGAATTACCCTCAAGCGCATCCAGCGGTATCGCTCAGTACTCGCATCGTCCCGGAACTTGTTCCTCCGGAGCTGACCGCGCTTGACCAATGGCGCGTTATACGGCATCTCGGCAGTGGTTCTTCCGCAACAGTCTGGCTTTTGGAGCACACAGTCACCCAACGCGCTGTCGCGTGCAAATTCCCCCGCACTGCCGATGATCACGCCGAGCTTTCGCAGGAAGCTGAGCTTGCTGCTGGTCTAGCACATGAAAACCTTATCCGAGCAGAGCCCACGCAAGCGTATTCAGGGTTATCTTTGGCACAGCAGGCAGGGGCAACGTTTTGGGAATACGTGCCAGCTGGATCATTGGAGTCACTCATTGGTGCCGCCGGTTCCTTGAGTGTCGCTCAAACGGTGACGGTCCTGCTGCCTATGATTCAAACAGCGCAGTATTTGCACGAACGCCAGATTGTCCACGGAGATTTGTCCCCGGCAAATATCCTTTTCGATTTTGACGGACGGCCAGTGCTTATCGATTTAGGAACGGTCAGAGCTACAGCGCATGCTTTCCACGCTGCCGGGACGCCGGGATTCGTCGCGCCGGAAATCCAGGGACCCAACCGCAACGTTGAGGGGTTAGGAGCAGCAGCTGATGTTTACTCACTTGCCGCCCTTGGATGGTTCTGTCTCACCGCTACGATTCCAGGCTCGCAGCAGTCACGCATGCCCTTGAGCACCCTTCGACCTGGGGTAGAACACGAGATTGCCGAGGTTCTGGAAGCGTGTCTGAGCACAGAGCCTATGCTGAGGCCCGCACTCTCGCAGTTGCTAGCCGCTGTGGCACGTTGGGCTGATCCTGAACCAGTGGATTTGTTCGCTGCGGTCGGCGAGGACTATGCGCTATTTCTTCCCACTAGGAAAGCACGCGATACACGGCGCTCGCGCAGCCGCCGCTCGGGCCGTGATCGTGGGAGGTTGCCACGAGGGCCGGCTTGGTTTGCGGCTCAGCCCAATCAAGATGGCGTCACGCGGGCCATGCTGCGCCGTCGCAGAGTAGCGCTTGTGGCCAGTGCGTGCTCCTTGGTTGCTGGAGTGCTTGTGACCATGCACTTTGTCGATCGGGACGAGTCGCATATGCCCGTAATTGAAGAGCATGCGGTGCCGGAAGATTTTCAAAAAGTTGTCGATGAGTTGGCCAAAGCACGAACCCAGGCCTGGGCTACGGCTGATCCTAACCAAGTGGTTGTCTACGCTGCTGAAGAGTCAGAAGTCTTTAACCAGGATGTGGCGGTGCTGGCTGAGTTAGAAGCATCGAGCACCACGCTTGACGGGATACGCATGCGAGCGGTGGTGGAAGAAGTTGAGCCCACCGCACAGGGCGCCTCAGTGACGGTGACCTGGCGAACGGATGGGTATGTTCAGCGCGATAAATCGTCTGAGATCGTTAGCACCACTGATGCGCGAACAGAGGAATTGACGCTTCACCTAGTAGAAACGCCCACTGGGTGGGCACTGAGTACCGTGGAAGCTGACTGA